A region of Streptomyces halobius DNA encodes the following proteins:
- the ftsH gene encoding ATP-dependent zinc metalloprotease FtsH translates to MDVKRYFRGPVMWIVLAVLAVVVLMQVVGSSGGYKTVDTGQVVKAIADNKVKSAELTTGDENKIKLELSGDYKIEGSNKIQASYIGDQGVDLAKNLQAKYQTDEIKDGYTVSPSKQNPFVSMLISLLPFVLIVVIFLFLMNQMQGGGSRVMNFGKSKAKLITKDTPKTTFTDVAGSDEAVEELHEIKEFLQEPAKFQAVGAKIPKGVLLYGPPGTGKTLLARAVAGEAGVPFYSISGSDFVEMFVGVGASRVRDLFEQAKANAPAIVFVDEIDAVGRHRGAGLGGGHDEREQTLNQLLVEMDGFDVKGGVILIAATNRPDILDPALLRPGRFDRQIAVDRPDLQGRLEILKVHQKGKPVAPDVDLKAVAKRTPGFTGADLSNVLNEAALLTARSDAKLIDNHFLDEAIDRVVAGPQKRTRIMSEKEKKITAYHEGGHALVAAASPNSDPVHKITILSRGRALGYTMVLPDEDKYSTTRNEMLDQLAYMLGGRAAEELVFHDPTTGAANDIEKATATARAMVTQYGMTERLGAIKFGSDQSEPFLGREMSHQRDYSEEVAALVDEEVKKLIETAHNEAWEILVENRDVLDNLVLELLEKETLGKEEIAEIFNQVVKRPARPAWTGSSRRTPSTRPPVLSRKELSPANGSVPTTTTVSTEKAEAAEEPRPES, encoded by the coding sequence ATGGACGTGAAGCGATACTTCCGTGGGCCGGTCATGTGGATCGTGCTGGCCGTCCTCGCCGTGGTCGTGTTGATGCAGGTCGTCGGCTCGTCCGGCGGCTACAAGACGGTGGACACCGGTCAGGTCGTCAAGGCGATCGCTGACAACAAGGTGAAATCCGCCGAGCTGACGACCGGCGACGAGAACAAGATCAAGCTCGAATTGTCGGGCGACTACAAGATCGAGGGCTCCAACAAGATCCAGGCGAGCTACATCGGCGACCAGGGCGTCGATCTGGCGAAGAACCTGCAGGCCAAGTACCAGACGGACGAGATCAAGGACGGCTACACCGTCTCGCCCTCGAAGCAGAACCCGTTCGTCAGCATGCTGATTTCGCTGCTGCCCTTCGTCCTGATCGTGGTCATCTTCCTGTTCCTGATGAACCAGATGCAGGGCGGCGGCTCCCGGGTCATGAACTTCGGGAAGTCGAAGGCCAAACTCATCACCAAGGACACTCCGAAGACGACCTTCACCGACGTCGCGGGGTCCGATGAGGCCGTCGAGGAGCTCCACGAGATCAAGGAGTTCCTGCAGGAGCCGGCGAAGTTCCAGGCCGTCGGAGCCAAGATTCCCAAGGGTGTGCTGCTGTACGGCCCGCCCGGAACGGGCAAGACGCTGCTCGCCCGCGCCGTCGCCGGTGAGGCCGGGGTCCCGTTCTACTCGATCTCCGGCTCCGACTTCGTCGAGATGTTCGTGGGTGTCGGTGCCTCCCGGGTGCGCGACCTCTTCGAGCAGGCCAAGGCGAACGCCCCGGCGATCGTCTTCGTCGACGAGATCGACGCCGTCGGCCGGCACCGCGGCGCGGGCCTCGGCGGTGGCCACGACGAGCGGGAGCAGACCCTGAACCAGCTGCTCGTCGAGATGGACGGCTTCGACGTGAAGGGCGGCGTCATCCTGATCGCCGCCACCAACCGGCCGGACATCCTCGACCCGGCGCTGCTGCGCCCGGGCCGCTTCGACCGGCAGATCGCCGTCGACCGCCCGGACCTGCAGGGCCGTCTGGAAATCCTCAAGGTGCACCAGAAGGGCAAGCCGGTCGCGCCGGACGTCGACCTCAAGGCCGTCGCCAAGCGCACCCCCGGCTTCACCGGTGCCGATCTGTCCAACGTCCTCAACGAGGCCGCTCTGCTGACGGCCCGGAGTGACGCGAAGCTGATCGACAACCACTTCCTGGACGAGGCGATCGACCGTGTCGTGGCCGGGCCGCAGAAGCGGACCCGGATCATGTCCGAGAAGGAGAAGAAGATCACCGCGTACCACGAGGGCGGACACGCCCTGGTCGCGGCGGCCTCACCGAACTCCGACCCGGTCCACAAGATCACGATCCTGTCCCGCGGCCGGGCCCTGGGCTACACCATGGTCCTGCCCGACGAGGACAAGTACTCCACCACCCGCAACGAGATGCTCGACCAGCTGGCGTACATGCTGGGCGGCCGCGCGGCGGAGGAGCTGGTCTTCCACGACCCGACCACGGGCGCCGCGAACGACATCGAGAAGGCCACCGCCACGGCCCGCGCGATGGTCACGCAGTACGGCATGACCGAGCGGCTCGGCGCGATCAAGTTCGGCTCCGACCAGTCCGAGCCCTTCCTGGGCCGTGAGATGAGTCACCAGCGCGACTACTCGGAAGAGGTCGCCGCGCTGGTCGACGAGGAGGTCAAGAAGCTGATCGAGACCGCGCACAACGAGGCGTGGGAGATCCTCGTCGAGAACCGCGACGTCCTCGACAACCTGGTGCTGGAGCTCCTGGAGAAGGAGACCCTGGGCAAGGAGGAGATCGCCGAGATCTTCAACCAGGTCGTGAAGCGTCCGGCCCGCCCGGCGTGGACCGGGTCCTCGCGCCGTACACCCTCGACCCGCCCGCCGGTGCTGTCGCGGAAGGAGCTGAGCCCGGCCAACGGCTCGGTGCCGACGACGACCACCGTCTCCACGGAGAAGGCGGAGGCCGCCGAGGAACCGCGCCCGGAGAGCTGA
- the folE gene encoding GTP cyclohydrolase I FolE, with product MTDPVTLDVEGKIGTFDEKRAENAVRELLIAVGEDPDREGLLETPARVARAYKEILAGLWQQPEDVLTTTFDIGHDELVLVKDIEIVSLCEHHLLPFHGVAHVGYIPAESGKITGLSKLARLVDVYARRPQVQERLTTQIADSLMRILEARGAIVVIEAEHMCMSVRGIRKPGAKTTTSAVRGQLRDSSTRAEAMSLIMAR from the coding sequence ATGACCGACCCTGTGACGCTGGACGTCGAAGGCAAGATCGGCACATTTGACGAGAAGCGTGCCGAGAACGCCGTACGTGAGCTTCTCATCGCGGTCGGTGAGGATCCGGACCGTGAGGGGCTGCTGGAGACGCCGGCGCGGGTCGCACGGGCGTACAAGGAGATCCTGGCCGGGCTGTGGCAGCAGCCGGAGGACGTCCTGACGACCACCTTCGACATCGGGCACGATGAGCTGGTCCTGGTCAAGGACATTGAAATCGTATCCCTGTGCGAACATCATCTCCTGCCGTTCCATGGCGTGGCGCACGTCGGGTACATTCCGGCCGAGAGCGGCAAGATCACCGGCTTGTCCAAGCTGGCCCGCCTGGTCGACGTCTACGCCCGCCGTCCCCAGGTGCAGGAGCGGCTGACCACGCAGATCGCGGACTCCCTGATGCGCATCCTCGAAGCGCGCGGCGCGATCGTCGTGATCGAGGCCGAGCACATGTGCATGTCCGTGCGCGGAATACGCAAGCCCGGCGCCAAGACGACGACGTCCGCGGTGCGCGGTCAGCTGCGGGACTCCTCGACCCGCGCCGAGGCGATGAGCCTGATAATGGCGCGTTAG
- the hpt gene encoding hypoxanthine phosphoribosyltransferase, giving the protein MGTDLKSVLISKEEIDAKLAELAAKIDAEYAGKDLLIVGVLKGAVMVMADLARALSTPVTMDWMAVSSYGAGTQSSGVVRILKDLDTDIKGKHVLIVEDIIDSGLTLSWLLSNLGSREPASLEVCTLLRKPEAAKVAIDVKWIGFDIPNEFVVGYGLDYAEKYRNLPFVGTLSPHVYGG; this is encoded by the coding sequence ATGGGCACCGACCTCAAGTCGGTACTCATCAGCAAAGAAGAGATCGACGCGAAGCTGGCCGAGCTGGCCGCGAAGATCGACGCGGAGTACGCGGGCAAGGACCTGCTCATCGTCGGTGTCCTGAAGGGCGCCGTGATGGTGATGGCGGACCTGGCGCGCGCGCTGTCCACCCCCGTCACGATGGACTGGATGGCCGTGTCCTCCTACGGCGCGGGCACCCAGTCCTCCGGTGTGGTCCGCATCCTCAAGGACCTCGACACCGACATCAAGGGCAAGCACGTCCTGATCGTCGAGGACATCATCGATTCCGGGCTGACGCTGTCGTGGCTGCTGTCCAACCTGGGCTCGCGCGAGCCGGCCTCCCTTGAGGTCTGCACGCTGCTGCGCAAGCCGGAAGCGGCCAAGGTCGCCATCGACGTGAAGTGGATCGGCTTCGACATCCCCAACGAGTTCGTCGTCGGCTACGGCCTGGACTACGCGGAGAAGTACCGCAATCTGCCGTTCGTCGGTACCCTCTCGCCTCACGTGTACGGCGGCTGA